The Streptomyces sp. NBC_01463 DNA window CGTCGCCGAAGGTGCCCAGATCGTCTCCATGTCCCTCGGTGCTGACGGCTCCACCAGCTGCACCGGGCCGGATGTCGAAGCCGTCCAGCGGCTCAGCGGCAAGGCCCTGTTCGTCATCGCGGCGGGCAACGCCTCGCTGCGCGGCACCGTCTCCACGCCGGGCTGCGCACCCGGAGCCCTCACCGTCGGCGCCGTCGACCGCAAGAACGAGACGGCGTCCTTCTCCAGCCGCGGACCCTCCGCCGACGGGATCAACGCCAAGCCCGACATCGCCTCCCAGGGCGTCGACGTCGTCGCGGCCCGCGCGGGCGGCCGTGACGCGCAGGCGTACCAGTCGATGTCCGGCACCTCCATGGCAACCCCGCACGTCGCCGGCGGCGCCGCGCTCCTGCTCCAGCAGCACCCGGGCCTGGCCCCCGCCCGCCTCAAGGCGCTGCTCACCTCGTCGGCGAAGGGCACCGACGCCCCCGTCCTCGACCAGGGCGCCGGGCCGATGGACGTGGCCCGGGCGACCACCCAGCCGGTTGTCGGCGACCCCAATCCGCTGCTGGGCGACTTCGCGTACCCGCAGGCGGGACTCGACGCGGTCGACCGTGCGGTCACGCTGACCAACGTCACGGACAAGGACGTCACGCTCACCGTCGCCGTCGGCGACGTCCGCGGCGACGACGGCTCCCGCGTCCGCGGCTTCGCCTCGGCCGCCCGCACCCGGGTCACCGTCCCCGCGAACGGCACCGCCGACGTTCCGGTGCGCATCGACCCCGCGGCGAAGCTCGACGCCGGCGACTACGGCACCCTCACCGGCCGCCTCGTCGGCACGGGCGCGCACGGCGTGCGCGTCACCGTTCCGTTCGGCGTGCACCTGGAGGTGCCGTCGGCCGACCTGACGGTCAAGGGCTTCGACCGGCACGGCGACCCGGCGTCGTCGCTCTCGTCATTCCAGCTGTTCGACGACCACCGCGACACCGCCGGCAGGTACGTCATCGGCTACCCCGAGGCCGGCAGCACCACGATCCGGGTGCCGCTCGGCAGCTACTCCCTCAGCGGGATGATCATGACCAGGGACGAGCCGGGCGACATCGGCAGCGTGGCCTCGGTGTCCCAGCTCTACCGGCCGGAGCTCACCGTCTCCGGAGACACCACCGTCACCCTGGACGCCCGCGACGCCGAGCGGGTCGCGTGGGACACCGACCGGGCGAGCCGGCCCAACGGCTTCGCGATCGGCCTGACCTACGGACTGGACGACACCGGCCGGATGCTCGCCGGTTACGCGACCTCGGTTCCGTCGTACGTCAAGGAGATCTACGCCCAGCCGGTCCGGCACGCCGACAAGGTCACCTTCCTCGCCTCCGTACGGCAGACCGCGCCGCAGGCCCGGTTCACCACGGGCGGCGGACGGGTCCTGGACTCGCTGCCGGTGCAGAAGGCCACCGAGTTCGACGGCCGGGGATCCGCCGAGGTCGTCGCGATCGGCAAGGGAACGGACGCCAACTTCGCGGCCCAGGACCTGAAGGGCAAGGTCGCCCTGGTGGACGCCGGGACGGGCGGCGGCAACGCCTACCTGTGGGACACCGCTGCCAGGAAGGCCGGAGCCGCCGGTGTGCTGGCCGCGGTCCCCGACAGCAAGGGCCGCTTCCAGATCACCGGCCCCGAGGGGGGTCTTCCGCAGGCCACCATCACCTGGGACGACGCCCTCACGCTGAAGGCGGAGGCCGGGCAGACGGGTTCGGCGAAGCTGAGCTGGTCCGGCACGGCGACCGCGAACAGTCCGTACGTCTACAACCTGGCGTACACCTCGAAGGACGCGATCCGCCCCGGCATCCAGCGGGTCCGTGACAGCAAGCTCGCCGTCACCGACGCCCGTTACCACGTGCAGCAGGCCACGGGCGACACGACGTACTGGTCCGATGTGAAGGTGGGCCTGCCCGGCTTGGCCGCCGTGTGGGCCGGTGGCACGACGCTGCCGCTGCACGCCCCGCAGCAGCGCACCGAGTACTTCACGCCGTCCGGCAGTGAGGGGCTGACCTGGACCACGCTGATGCGCCGGGACCTCGGCACGACCAGCGGCACCGCGTACGACGGACCGCGCGCGGTGCGGCAGGGTGCGTCCACGGCGAACTGGTACAAGTCGCCGTACGGCCCCGTGCGCAACACCTACAGCCCCGCGCTGATGACCCGTAACAGCAACCGGCTCACCTTCACCATCGCCCCGTTCGGCGACGCCGGGGGTCACGACTCCACCATCGCCCGGCTCGACTCCGGCACCCGTCAACTGCTCGTGAACGGCGAGCCGCAGGCCCAGGTCTCGGGCATCTACGAGATGCCCCGGGAGCAGGCCGACGTGACGTTCCGCCAGTCGTGGCAGCGGCCCGCCACCGGCATCGACCGCACCGGGCTGGCCTACAGCACGGAGTGGAACTTCCGCTCCGGCGCCGCCGACCAGGGTGCCCAGCGCCTCCTCGTCCCGGTGCTCGACCTGCCGTCCGATCTGCGCAACTCCCGCCCGGCGGGCGAGGCGACGACGATCGGTGTCGGCGCGGTCGTGGACGGTGCGGACGGACCGGTCGCCCTGCAGGACGCCCGCGTCGAGTACGGCTACGGTGAGCAGGCCACCACGGCCGCGGTCACCGACTGGCACCCGGCACGGATGAAGCGGTCGCACGGGACCTGGCAGGCGGTCGTGCCCGGTGGCGTCCCCGCCGGCACCTTCGTCCATCTGCGCGTCACGCTCGCCGACGGACACGGGGCGCGGGTCGGCCAGACGATGATCCGCGCGTACGAGGTCCGCTGAGACACGCCGCGGGGCCACCCCTTCCGGGACGGCCCCGCGGCGCACGGACATCGGCCAAGGACGGCAGGACGTCCTCGGAATTCGAGGATCACGACATGTACGCCACCGAGCCGGGGCCGTCACACGACGGCCCGGCCCTTTCGTGTGCCCCGGCGCGGTGGCGGGTCTACGACGCGTCGTCAAGTCGCCACCACTCAAGCGTTGTTGAAGGTCCCTGCGCTGCGAGGATGCGACGAATCCATGCTCCATGAACCTTGGGGGTTCCCTTCATGCAGGTCAGATCCATCGTCGCCGCCGCCGGTCTGGTGGCAGCGACGCTCATACCCGTCACCGTCGCGCACGCAGCCGGCCCGCCTGGCCCGGCCGGCACCACCGCCCGGCCCGAGGTGCCCGCCACCTTCACGGTGCCGCTGCCCACCGGCGACACCGTCACGGTCGAACGCTCCGGCGCCGCCATCCGCTCGGCCACCGTCAGCCCGGCACCCGGCCGCGAGGACGTCTCCTTCACCACCAGTTCCGTGGGATCGGACGACGTCAGCGTCATCCCCTCGGACGCCGATCCGCTGCTCGCCGCCGGCCGGCTCGACCCCCGCCTCTTCGACGTCAAGGCGCTGCTGGAGGCCGGTTACGGCACGAAGGGCACCACCGCCGACGGCGGCGTGGGCATGATCGTCCAGCACGCCAAGGGCGCCGGCGCCGCGCGGAAGGCCCGTACGGCGGCCGGCGTCTCGGCCCGCCCCGGCCACGCGATCCCCCGCCTGGGGCTGACCTCGCTCGACCCGCGCGGCCGCACGGACGCCGCCGCCACCTGGAAGCGCCTCACCGGCACCGGCCGCTCGCTGGCCGGCGGTGCGAACAAGCTCTGGCTGGACGGCCGGATGCACGTTGCCCTGGACAAGAGCGTCCCGCAGATCAACGCTCCGCAGGCATGGTCCGACGGGTACACCGGCAAGGGCGTCACCGTCGCCGTCCTCGACAGCGGCTACGACTCCGACCACCCGGACCTGGCGGGCCGGGTGAGCGTCTCGTCCAACTTCCTCGGCGGCGACACCGCCGAGGACGACAACGGCCACGGCACCCACGTGGCCTCCACCATCGCCGGCGTCGACAGCACCTACCGCGGCGTGGCCCCAGACGCGTCGCTGGCCGTGGGCAAGGTCTGCGACAACACCGGCTCCTGCCCGACCTCGGCGGTTCTGGCCGGCATCGACTGGGCGGTCAACACCGTCCACGCCAAGGTCGTCAACATGAGCCTGGGCGGGCCGGCCGACGAGACGGACCCCGCCATCGCGGCCATCAACGACCTGTCGGCGAGCAGCGGCACGCTCTTCGTCGTCGCCGCCGGCAATGACGGCGAGTACGGCACCGGCACGGTCGGGGCGCCCGCCATCGCCAACGCCACCCTCGCCGTCGGCGCGGTCGACGCCGACGACGAACTCGCAGCGTTCTCCAGCCGAGGCCCGCGCACCGGTGACAACGCGGTCAAGCCCGACATCACGGCACCCGGCGTCAGCATCGTCGCCGCGAAGATGGGCGGCGGCCACACCTCCAAGAGCGGTACGTCGATGGCGACGCCGCACGTGGCGGGCTCCGCCGCGCTCGTCGCCCAGGCGCACCCCGACTGGAACGGCGAACAGATCAAGACGGCGCTCATGAACAGCGCCGAGCCGAACACCAAGCGCGCGCCGTACCAGCAGGGCACCGGCCGCGTCGACGTGGGCACCGCCGTGCGGCAGACGGTCCTCGCCTCCCCGGCGAACCTGACGACGACGGCCGGCTGGTCCGACGGCGCCGGCAAGGACACCGAGCACACCATCACCTTCACCAACAACGGTGACAGCGCCACGACGCTCGACCTGGCCATCGAGAAGCCGCTCTCGCCCACCGCCCAGCCGGGCAACGCCGGGCAGTTCTCGGTCGACCGCGACCAGGTCACCGTCCCCGCGCACGGCACCGCGACCGCGACCGTCACCACCCGCGCCACCCTGCTGCCGCACGGCCCGTGGTCCGCGGTCCTTACCGCCTCGCAGGACGGCACGCCCGTCACCCGTACGATCCTCGCCGTGAACAGCCCCGTGCCCAGCCACCAGGTGACGGTCCACGCCGAGCAGCGCGACGGCACGCCGGCCACCGGCACGGCCCTGCTGGTCAACCGCTGGACCGGCGACCGCTACCCGGTCCGCCTCACCGCGGGCACCGGAGCGCTGACCGTGCCCGAGGCCCAGTACTGGATCGGCATGACGATCACCAGCGGCACCGGCACGGAGCGCACCACCACCATGGCCGCCACCTCCGTCACCCCGATCGAGGACACCACGGTCGACCTCGACGCCCGCACCGCCGTCCCGGTCGCCGTCGACGTCCACGACCCGGCCGCCCGTGCCACTGCCGTACAGGCCGCGCTCGCGCTGCCCGCCGGCACCGGCACGTACACGCTGAGCGTGGTCACCACCGGCGAGCGTGCCGGACACACCCTGTACGCGACGCCGTTCGCAGAGGGGGACGCCAAGTACCGTACGTTCGCCGTGTTCGCGTCCAAGGACGCCTCCACGCAGGCACCCAGCCCGTTCTTCTACCATGTGGCACGGACCTGGAACGACGGTGTGCCGGCCGGCCCCGCCTTCTCGGTCCACCGCCGTGACCTGACCGACGTACGCGTCCACCTCAACGCCCAGGGCGCTCCTGCCGCCGGTACCACCGGGGCTACGCCGGACGACGACGCCCTGCTGCCGCTCTTCATCGACCAGCAGGTCCGTTTCCCCTCGATCGTGCGTGACTACCGCACAGCCGGTGAGTGGCTCGACCGGGCCACGATCGCCGGCCGTCAGTCGATCGCGACCTCGGCACAGACCTTCGGCCCGCACGCCCTGCGCCGACTGGACTTCGCGGCCGCGGTGGTCGGACCGGCGCTGCCCGCCGTGGCCGCCTACCGGGTCGACGACACCGTGGTCTGGGCCGGAACGCCGTGGTTCGTCGACGGCGACGGCACCCGCGGCGGCTCCGACTGGGGCGCCACGGGAACGCTCAAGCTCGCCAAGGACGGGCAGCAGGTGAGCCAGTGGAGTGCCATCGGCAGCGCCAAGTCCGTCGCGGCCCCGGCCGGTCCGGGCCGGTACACCCTGGACGCGGACCTCACCCGTGACCAGGCCTATGCCGCCCTGTCCACCCGGGTGCAGGCGCAGTGGGCCTTCGACTCGGACACCGACGCAGGGGCCGGCACCGTCCTGCCGCTGATGGCCGTCCGCTTCACCCCGCACGGTCTCGACGAGTCCGGCGGAGCACGGTTCCTCGCCGTGACGCGAGTCGACCTGGCCGTCCAGCGTGCCCCGGGCGCCGCCGAAGCCGCCGTCGGTCCCACCCGGCTGGAAGTCAGCTGGGACGACGGGGTCACCTGGCACACCGTCAAGGTGACTGCTGGAAAGCATGGTTCGCCGGAGCACGCCTATCTGATCGCCCCCCTCCGTGCCTCGTACGCGACCCTGCGCGCCACGGTCGCGGCGAGTGACGGCAGCTCGGTGAAGCAGACCGTCACCCGGGCCTTCCGGGTCAACAAGTCCCTCGGCTAGACGGGACCCGAGCGGGCCGGCTCCTGCTGGGGAGCCGGCCCGCTTTCACGTGCGCGGGGGTGGCGAGGATACGACATGACGTACTTTCGCCATCGTCGCCTCCCGGACAGTGGCGCGCCGCTCAACGGCCGGTAATCCCAAGGTGAACGGGCCCTTCCGTGCTTCCGCCGGGCGGCTCCGGACCCGGGGAGGTGCTTGTGGCCGTCGGCGAGACTGAGGCCCATGTCCACGTCCAAGCCCCCGCCCGATCCCGGAAATCCCGCGAGGCCCACCGAGGTGCCGGAGCGTGCGTCTCGTCCGCTCGCCCGCTACCCCGCGCACGACGAGGCGCCGGAGGAGACGGAGGAGAGACTGCGGGCCGTCTTCCGGCAGTTGGGGGAGGACCTGCGGCGCGCCGAGTCGGCCGTGGCCGGCCTCGTACGCGCCCGGCCCGCGGACGACGGTCTGGTGTACGTGGAGACCGTCGACGGCCCGGTGGACCAAGGGCGCAGGGTCCTGGAGCTGGAGACCGGCGCCCGGCACACGTTCCAGGCGTTCCTGACCGGACTGAACACCGTCACACCGGTCCCGAGGACCTTGACGTCGCCTGCGGACGCTGCGCCGCCCGGGTTCGACTCGGTCCCCGGGGTCACCTACCAGCTCCTGGTCGACCGCGACTTCCTCGCCGAACCGGCGGCGGTGGCCGCCCTGGAGGAGCGGGTGCGCCGAGGTGAGCAGGTCCGGGTGATCGACAGCCCTCTGCTGAAACTGGCCATCGCCGACGGTGAGGTCGGCATGGTCCAGCTCGGCCCGGAGCGCGCGGTGCTGCTGCGGCAGCCGCTCACCATGCTGGTCACCGAGCTGTTCGCGACCGCGTGGCGGCACTCCCGTCCCTATCTGCGCGAGGTCGCCGAACTCGCCCCGGTCGACCGGCAGATCCTCCAGCTGATGCTTTCCGGCCTCACGGACGCGGCCACCGCCAAGCAACTGGGCACCTCGCCGCGCACCGTCCAGCGAAGACTGCGGGCGCTGATGGACCTGGCGTCGGTGACGTCCCGGCTCCAGCTCGGCTGGTACGCCATGCGCAACAACTGGATGTGACGGCCGGCCGCACCACCGGGTGGCGAAGCGGCGACAGCGCGCACGCTGTCGCACACTCGCCACCGGTACACCTTGTCGTGGCGCGCGGGCATCCGCGAGGCTCCGGGGATCTCCCTGCACTTCCCCCGTGTCGACAAGGAGCCCCGCGTGCCCGGATCCAGACGGTTCCCTCTACTGGCGGCGGCCGCCGCCCTCGCCCTGAGCGTGAGCGGCCTCGGCCAGACGCCAGGCGTGGCCGCCCCGTCCGTCCCCGAAAGCCCCGGCCCGGCAGCGCAGCCCACGGAGCATCAGGTCACGCTCGTCACCGGCGACGTGGTGCGTCTGACCCAGTGGCCGGACGGCCGCCGCTCGGCGATGCTCGTCCCCGCGGAGGGCGGCACCGTCCGCCACAACGCGTTCATCAGCGAATCGTCCGACGGCCTGTTCGTCATCCCCGAACAGGCGCAGGAACTGGTCGACGCCGGCAAGGTCGACGCGCGGCTGTTCAACGTCAGCGCCCTGGTCGAGCAGGGGTACGACGACGCGCGCTCCGCCGACCTGCCACTGATCGTTTCCTACGGCTCCGGCGCCCGCGCGGCCCGTGCCGCCGTGCCCGACGGCGCCGCGCGCACCCGCACGCTGACAAGCCTCGGCGCCGCCGCGCTCCGTGCGCGCAAGAAGCGGGCCCGGACGTTCTGGGACGAGGCGGTGCGCCCCGGAAGCAAGGACGCGAGGACCGCGCTCGACGGGGGGATGACCCGGATCTGGCTCGATGCCAAGGTCACGGCCTCCCTCGACCGGAGCGTCCCGCAGATCGGTGCCCCGGCCGCCTGGCAGGCCGGCTACGACGGCAAGGGCGTGAAGGTCGCCGTGCTCGACAGTGGCATCGACGCGACCCACCCAGACCTGAGCGGCAAGGTCGTCGAGTCCCGCAACTTCACCACCGAGGGCGACACCGCGTCGGTGGTCGACAACAACGGCCACGGCACCCATGTCGCCGACACCGTCGTCGGCAGCGGCGCAGCCTCCGGCGGGAAGTACAAGGGCGTCGCCCCCGGCGCGCAGCTCGTCATCGGCAAGGTGCTCGACAAGAACGGCCAGGGGAGCACGTCCGCCGTCATCGGCGCCATGGAGTGGGCCGCGCACACCGGTGCCAAGGTGATCAGCATGAGCCTGGGCAGCGGCCCCGGCAACGGGGACGATCCGTCCAGTCTGGCCGTCGAACGCCTCACCGCGGAGACCGGCGCGCTGTTCGTCATCGCGGCCGGCAACGACGGGCCCGCGCCGAACACCGTCTCCAACCCCGCCGCCGCCCCCTCCGCCCTGGCCGTCGCGGCCGTCGACCACAACGACGCCACCGCGTCGTTCTCCAGCCGGGGCCCGCTCACCAACGGCTCGCTCAAGCCCGACATCGCCGCGCCCGGCGTCGGTATCGTCGCGGCCCGCGCCGCCGGTACCTCCAAGGGCCAGATCGTCGACGATCACTACACGGCGCTCAGCGGCACCTCCATGGCCA harbors:
- a CDS encoding S8 family serine peptidase, with product MRRIRPWRTTAAGLAAVALLGVGIPAAQAGPATTTPVTGSGTDTARTVTVTLVTGDVVDARVDHDGRVLSASPRPVDGTDHPAAVWQDGERTYVFPQGVEKLVDAGLVDVRLFDIGRLVADGYDDVHSATMPVIVEYAGGRMPRTARPGVRTTAALDSIGGAGLAVTKTSAADAWKDLAPAKDSARAAGGVTRIWLDAKVRGNAVDALGTPTVPLTGAATAHKAGLDGSGVKVAVLDTGVDAGHPDLAGRIKQTKVFVLNQDAQDRTGHGTHTASTIAGTGAASAGRYAGMAPGADLLVGKVLGDDGSGALSGIVDGMEWAVAEGAQIVSMSLGADGSTSCTGPDVEAVQRLSGKALFVIAAGNASLRGTVSTPGCAPGALTVGAVDRKNETASFSSRGPSADGINAKPDIASQGVDVVAARAGGRDAQAYQSMSGTSMATPHVAGGAALLLQQHPGLAPARLKALLTSSAKGTDAPVLDQGAGPMDVARATTQPVVGDPNPLLGDFAYPQAGLDAVDRAVTLTNVTDKDVTLTVAVGDVRGDDGSRVRGFASAARTRVTVPANGTADVPVRIDPAAKLDAGDYGTLTGRLVGTGAHGVRVTVPFGVHLEVPSADLTVKGFDRHGDPASSLSSFQLFDDHRDTAGRYVIGYPEAGSTTIRVPLGSYSLSGMIMTRDEPGDIGSVASVSQLYRPELTVSGDTTVTLDARDAERVAWDTDRASRPNGFAIGLTYGLDDTGRMLAGYATSVPSYVKEIYAQPVRHADKVTFLASVRQTAPQARFTTGGGRVLDSLPVQKATEFDGRGSAEVVAIGKGTDANFAAQDLKGKVALVDAGTGGGNAYLWDTAARKAGAAGVLAAVPDSKGRFQITGPEGGLPQATITWDDALTLKAEAGQTGSAKLSWSGTATANSPYVYNLAYTSKDAIRPGIQRVRDSKLAVTDARYHVQQATGDTTYWSDVKVGLPGLAAVWAGGTTLPLHAPQQRTEYFTPSGSEGLTWTTLMRRDLGTTSGTAYDGPRAVRQGASTANWYKSPYGPVRNTYSPALMTRNSNRLTFTIAPFGDAGGHDSTIARLDSGTRQLLVNGEPQAQVSGIYEMPREQADVTFRQSWQRPATGIDRTGLAYSTEWNFRSGAADQGAQRLLVPVLDLPSDLRNSRPAGEATTIGVGAVVDGADGPVALQDARVEYGYGEQATTAAVTDWHPARMKRSHGTWQAVVPGGVPAGTFVHLRVTLADGHGARVGQTMIRAYEVR
- a CDS encoding S8 family serine peptidase produces the protein MQVRSIVAAAGLVAATLIPVTVAHAAGPPGPAGTTARPEVPATFTVPLPTGDTVTVERSGAAIRSATVSPAPGREDVSFTTSSVGSDDVSVIPSDADPLLAAGRLDPRLFDVKALLEAGYGTKGTTADGGVGMIVQHAKGAGAARKARTAAGVSARPGHAIPRLGLTSLDPRGRTDAAATWKRLTGTGRSLAGGANKLWLDGRMHVALDKSVPQINAPQAWSDGYTGKGVTVAVLDSGYDSDHPDLAGRVSVSSNFLGGDTAEDDNGHGTHVASTIAGVDSTYRGVAPDASLAVGKVCDNTGSCPTSAVLAGIDWAVNTVHAKVVNMSLGGPADETDPAIAAINDLSASSGTLFVVAAGNDGEYGTGTVGAPAIANATLAVGAVDADDELAAFSSRGPRTGDNAVKPDITAPGVSIVAAKMGGGHTSKSGTSMATPHVAGSAALVAQAHPDWNGEQIKTALMNSAEPNTKRAPYQQGTGRVDVGTAVRQTVLASPANLTTTAGWSDGAGKDTEHTITFTNNGDSATTLDLAIEKPLSPTAQPGNAGQFSVDRDQVTVPAHGTATATVTTRATLLPHGPWSAVLTASQDGTPVTRTILAVNSPVPSHQVTVHAEQRDGTPATGTALLVNRWTGDRYPVRLTAGTGALTVPEAQYWIGMTITSGTGTERTTTMAATSVTPIEDTTVDLDARTAVPVAVDVHDPAARATAVQAALALPAGTGTYTLSVVTTGERAGHTLYATPFAEGDAKYRTFAVFASKDASTQAPSPFFYHVARTWNDGVPAGPAFSVHRRDLTDVRVHLNAQGAPAAGTTGATPDDDALLPLFIDQQVRFPSIVRDYRTAGEWLDRATIAGRQSIATSAQTFGPHALRRLDFAAAVVGPALPAVAAYRVDDTVVWAGTPWFVDGDGTRGGSDWGATGTLKLAKDGQQVSQWSAIGSAKSVAAPAGPGRYTLDADLTRDQAYAALSTRVQAQWAFDSDTDAGAGTVLPLMAVRFTPHGLDESGGARFLAVTRVDLAVQRAPGAAEAAVGPTRLEVSWDDGVTWHTVKVTAGKHGSPEHAYLIAPLRASYATLRATVAASDGSSVKQTVTRAFRVNKSLG
- a CDS encoding helix-turn-helix transcriptional regulator, whose product is MSTSKPPPDPGNPARPTEVPERASRPLARYPAHDEAPEETEERLRAVFRQLGEDLRRAESAVAGLVRARPADDGLVYVETVDGPVDQGRRVLELETGARHTFQAFLTGLNTVTPVPRTLTSPADAAPPGFDSVPGVTYQLLVDRDFLAEPAAVAALEERVRRGEQVRVIDSPLLKLAIADGEVGMVQLGPERAVLLRQPLTMLVTELFATAWRHSRPYLREVAELAPVDRQILQLMLSGLTDAATAKQLGTSPRTVQRRLRALMDLASVTSRLQLGWYAMRNNWM